The Glycine soja cultivar W05 chromosome 3, ASM419377v2, whole genome shotgun sequence genome window below encodes:
- the LOC114405745 gene encoding transcription factor EGL1-like, which yields MANNGSPKHEKMQKNLCTQLAVAVRSIQWSYGIFWSPSTTEERVLEWREGYYNGDIKTRKTVQATELEIKADKIGLQRSEQLKELYKFLLAGEADHPQTKRPSVALAPEDLSDLEWYYLVCMSFVFNHNQSLPGRALEIGDTVWLCNAQHADSKVFSRSLLAKSATIQTVVCFPYQKGVIEIGTTELVAEDPSLIQHVKACFLEISKPTCSDKSSSILDKPHDDKYPTCTKGDQRVLDTMALENPCSLEEKIKFDHEPINELQDDNNEGSNGCEHHFPMDGSMIEGINGVPSQVHFVNDDALVIGAPDSLSSCDCMSEASENQGKDSKNVGQTQLMELQDCHKPKRSSLDVGADEDLCYIRTLCAILGNSSTFKPNPYAGNSNCKSSFAKWKKGRVSERKRPKLHQSMLKKTLFKVPFMHRSYSSLKSQKGNDRMEWTSKLENDDHGLIGKAFSDKKREIKNFQVVKSMVPSSISEVEKISILGDTIKYLKKLETRVEELESYMEVTGPEARKRSKCPDVLEQMSDNYGTRKICMGMKPWMNKRKACGIDEIDTELERITSEEAKALDVKVNVKDQEVLIEMKCPYRKYILYDIMDTINNLHLDAQTVESSTSDGVLTLTLKSKFRGAATAPMRMIKEALWKVSGNI from the exons ATGGCTAACAACGGGAGTCCAAAGCATGAGAAGATGCAAAAGAACCTATGCACACAGCTAGCTGTTGCAGTGAGAAGCATTCAATGGAGCTATGGTATTTTCTGGTCACCTTCAACCACTGAAGAAAG GGTATTGGAATGGAGGGAAGGCTACTACAATGGAGACATTAAAACAAGAAAGACAGTGCAAGCCACGGAATTGGAAATAAAGGCTGATAAAATAGGCCTGCAGAGGAGTGAGCAACTGAAGGAACTGTACAAGTTTCTTCTTGCAGGTGAAGCTGATCATCCACAAACTAAAAGGCCTTCTGTTGCATTAGCTCCAGAGGACCTCTCAGATTTGGAGTGGTATTACTTGGTTTGCATGTCCTTTGTTTTCAATCACAACCAAAG TTTGCCTGGAAGAGCACTAGAAATTGGTGACACAGTCTGGTTATGCAATGCTCAACATGCGGATAGTAAAGTTTTCTCTCGTTCTTTGCTAGCAAAG AGTGCGACAATTCAG ACCGTGGTGTGTTTTCCCTATCAGAAAGGCGTTATTGAGATAGGCACAACTGAACTG GTTGCTGAGGATCCTAGTCTCATTCAACATGTCAAGGCTTGCTTCTTAGAAATCTCAAAGCCTACATGCTCTGATAAATCTTCCTCTATCCTTGATAAGCCACATGATGACAAATATCCAACATGCACCAAGGGTGACCAAAGGGTGTTAGATACAATGGCTTTAGAGAACCCATGTTCTCTTgaagaaaaaatcaaatttgatcatGAACCCATCAATGAATTacaagatgataacaatgaaggTTCTAATGGTTGTGAGCACCATTTCCCCATGGATGGATCCATGATTGAAGGTATCAATGGTGTGCCATCTCAAGTGCATTTTGTGAATGATGATGCCTTGGTCATTGGTGCTCCTGATTCCCTTAGTTCTTGTGATTGTATGTCTGAAGCTTCTGAGAATCAAGGCAAGGATTCCAAGAATGTAGGCCAAACTCAACTTATGGAACTTCAAGATTGCCATAAACCAAAGAGAAGCTCCTTGGATGTGGGAGCTGATGAGGACTTGTGCTACATAAGAACACTTTGTGCTATTTTGGGGAACTCATCAACTTTTAAGCCAAACCCTTATGCTGGTAACTCAAATTGCAAATCTAGTTTTGCAAAATGGAAGAAAGGGAGAGTTTCTGAAAGGAAGAGGCCAAAATTGCACCAAAGCATGTTAAAGAAGACTTTGTTTAAGGTCCCCTTTATGCACAGAAGTTACTCTTCTCTCAAGTCACAAAAAGGGAATGACAGAATGGAGTGGACTAGTAAATTGGAAAATGATGATCATGGTTTAATAGGGAAAGCATTCTctgataagaaaagagaaattaaaaactttCAAGTTGTCAAATCGATGGTTCCATCTTCTATAAGTGAG GTGGAGAAGATTTCAATTCTTGGGGACACAATTAAGTACTTGAAAAAGCTTGAGACAAGAGTGGAAGAGCTAGAATCATACATGGAAGTTACAGGTCCTGAAGCAAGAAAGAGGAGTAAATGCCCTGATGTTCTAGAGCAGATGTCAGATAACTATGGCACCAGAAAGATTTGCATGGGAATGAAGCCTTGGATGAACAAGAGGAAGGCTTGTGGTATTGATGAGATAGACACAGAGCTAGAAAGAATTACTTCTGAAGAAGCAAAAGCTTTGGATGTGAAAGTCAATGTGAAGGATCAGGAGGTTCTGATTGAGATGAAATGTCCTTACAGGAAATACATACTGTATGATATCATGGATACCATTAACAACCTACATTTAGATGCTCAGACAGTTGAATCTTCAACAAGTGATGGTGTTCTCACATTGACACTTAAATCTAAG ttTCGAGGAGCAGCAACAGCACCAATGAGGATGATCAAAGAAGCGCTGTGGAAAGTATCTGGAAATATTTGA
- the LOC114405608 gene encoding elicitor-responsive protein 3 gives MKTGILEILLVNAKGIAHTNLVGTPSYYVVIECGTQTQRSKVSSGKHEQPCWNEKFIFDFSPFDCKNSTHLKCRIMATELFTSGGFVGEAKIYIGGIISEGNDQGYIEIKPAAYNVVLEDDTYKGQIKIGFKFIANKEQYMMGRRDQCIAYEKKESCNSICGCIWRISWWKILFFYHRKSSKDIQKMN, from the exons ATGAAGACGGGAATTCTCGAAATACTTCTTGTTAATGCTAAAGGCATTGCACACACAAACCTTGTTG GAACACCTTCCTACTATGTGGTTATTGAGTGCGGGACTCAGACTCAAAGAAGCAAAGTTTCGTCAG GAAAACATGAGCAACCTTGCTGGAATGAAAAATTCATATTTGATTTCTCACCATTTGATTGCAAGAATTCAACCCATCTTAAGTGTAGAATCATGGCCACAGAACTCTTCACAAGTGGTGGATTTGTTGGTGAAGCCAA GATTTACATAGGTGGAATAATCTCTGAAGGAAATGATCAGGGATATATAGAAATAAAACCAGCTGCATATAATGTGGTCCTTGAAGATGACACTTACAAAGGACAGATAAAGATTGGATTTAAATTCATTGCAAAT AAAGAACAGTACATGATGGGGAGACGGGATCAATGCATCGCATATGAGAAGAAAGAATCATGCAATTCTATTTGTGGATGCATTTGGAGAATATCATGGTGGAAAATCTTGTTTTTCTATCATAGGAAAAGTTCCAAAGACATACAGAAGATGAATTAG
- the LOC114405746 gene encoding gibberellin 20-oxidase-like protein has translation MSMSEYVVELPILDISQPLQPSSLTSLSKACKDWGFFHIINHGISKDLCSQIHYLSKYLFSLPSEAKLKLGPFSSIKSYTPHFIASPFFESLRINGPNFYASAKSSEDILFDKQTSKFSETLQEYCSKMVDLSERILKLVLMSLEDGFEKLFYDSEFNKCHGYLRINNYSAPESFEDQVEGLGMHTDMSCITILYQDEIGGLQVRSHEGKWIDISPSEGTLVVNIGDMMQAWSNDKLRSSEHRVVLKQSVSRFSLAFFWCFEDEKVVLAPDEVVGDGNKRLYNPFVCSEYLKFRENNQRGRFEKVGYTVKDFAGIKSNL, from the exons ATGTCTATGTCTGAATATGTTGTTGAGCTTCCTATTTTGGACATTTCTCAGCCATTACAGCCATCTTCTCTAACCTCTCTCTCTAAAGCCTGCAAAGATTGGGGATTTTTCCACATAATCAATCATGGAATCTCCAAAGATCTTTGCAGCCAGATCCACTACTTATCCAAATACCTTTTCAGCCTCCCTTCTGAGGCTAAACTTAAACTTGGTCCTTTCTCCTCTATAAAGTCTTACACCCCTCACTTCATTGCTTCTCCATTCTTTGAGAGCCTCAGAATTAATGGACCAAACTTCTATGCTTCTGCTAAGAGTTCTGAAGACATCCTCTTTGACAAACAGACTTCCAAATTCAG TGAGACACTGCAAGAATATTGTAGTAAGATGGTTGATTTGTCAGAGAGGATTCTAAAGCTTGTATTGATGAGCTTAGAGGATGGATTTGAGAAGCTGTTCTATGATTCTGAATTCAACAAGTGCCATGGTTACTTGAGGATAAACAACTATTCTGCTCCAGAAAGTTTTGAGGACCAAGTTGAGGGGCTTGGAATGCACACTGACATGAGTTGTATCACTATCTTATATCAAGATGAAATAGGAGGGCTTCAAGTGAGATCACATGAAGGAAAGTGGATAGACATAAGCCCTTCTGAGGGTACCCTAGTGGTGAACATAGGGGACATGATGCAAGCTTGGAGCAATGATAAATTAAGGTCTTCTGAACATAGAGTTGTTTTGAAGCAGTCTGTGAGCAGGTTCTCCTTGGCTTTCTTTTGGTGCTTTGAGGATGAGAAGGTGGTGTTGGCACCTGATGAAGTTGTTGGAGATGGAAACAAGAGGCTGTACAATCCATTTGTGTGCTCAGAATACTTGAAATTCAGAGAGAACAATCAAAGAGGAAGGTTTGAAAAAGTGGGGTACACAGTTAAGGATTTTGCTGGGATTAAGTCTAATCTGTAA